Proteins encoded by one window of Brevibacterium atlanticum:
- a CDS encoding 2-keto-4-pentenoate hydratase, with amino-acid sequence MDTTTTEEWAQRLFDAFDSRTPLEPLTATHPDLSVAEAYAIAEAIRRLRTARGEMVAGWKIGFTNRTIWDDYGVHAPIWGPMFNSTTGPASAGEWDVGRLHEPQIEAEIAFRFARTPEPGLEENELLGCIDAVSHSLEFVQSPFPGWKFAPVDTMAAAGLHGGFAHGPWHAIEADNRDDWLQALSDFTITIRSDTGIIDSGVAANVLGGPLSALRHFVDEAARQTPECIIRPGDAVTTGTVPKAFPVTPGEHWSTEVEGLPLEGLSVRCV; translated from the coding sequence ATGGACACGACCACGACCGAGGAATGGGCGCAGCGCCTGTTCGACGCCTTCGACTCGCGTACGCCGCTGGAACCGCTCACCGCGACTCATCCGGACCTCTCGGTCGCCGAGGCCTACGCCATCGCCGAGGCGATCCGCCGACTGCGCACCGCGCGAGGTGAAATGGTGGCGGGCTGGAAGATCGGCTTCACTAATCGCACGATCTGGGACGACTACGGCGTGCATGCCCCGATCTGGGGTCCGATGTTCAACTCGACCACCGGCCCGGCAAGCGCAGGGGAGTGGGACGTCGGCAGGCTTCACGAACCACAGATCGAGGCCGAGATCGCCTTCCGATTCGCCCGCACGCCGGAACCCGGACTCGAAGAGAATGAGCTGCTGGGCTGCATCGACGCCGTCAGCCACTCACTCGAATTCGTCCAGTCCCCGTTCCCCGGGTGGAAGTTCGCTCCGGTCGATACAATGGCCGCCGCCGGCCTCCACGGCGGCTTCGCGCACGGACCCTGGCATGCGATCGAAGCGGACAACCGCGACGACTGGCTGCAGGCGCTGAGCGACTTCACGATCACCATCCGCAGCGACACCGGCATCATCGACTCCGGCGTCGCGGCGAACGTCCTCGGCGGACCGCTGTCCGCGCTGCGCCATTTCGTCGACGAGGCGGCTCGGCAGACCCCGGAGTGCATCATCCGTCCTGGTGACGCCGTCACCACTGGTACCGTGCCGAAGGCATTCCCCGTCACACCGGGTGAACATTGGTCGACCGAAGTCGAAGGACTGCCGCTCGAAGGGCTCTCGGTCCGCTGCGTGTAG
- a CDS encoding ABC transporter ATP-binding protein: protein MSTKTQTVRHDDANEPNEKIVLRVSDLRVLTNAGDEILHGVDFALSRGEILGLVGESGSGKTTAGLACMGHFREGLKFGSGSVSIWPRGEATHVEVGDLDEVAVRELRGSRIAYIPQDPALSLNPTMRVGEQIREVLDIHGFGNSEKERTDRVSEVLVDVGLPGDKAYQKRWPHQLSGGQQQRIGIAMAFAMFPDVLILDEPTTGLDVSTQSVVLDTIRQMTVANNVAGLYITHDLAVIKDLSDRVAVMLRGNLVEEGPVASVLEDPQHEYTQMLMAAVPDLAGRKAIGDGAAEEKKPSEEDGETHILVSTGEPGSEKSGGSGSDGEVRDGAATSAGEPGASAGERDGRVASANAPLLEVTDVALAYGKAQILDGINLVLEPGECTMLLGESGSGKTTLSQCVAGLNDDYSGSVRLRGTELARSTRKRTNEQRVGIQYVFQSPFSSLNPRRSIGQSLTVPLEMSGEGTAASRKAAVEEALDSVRLGRSFYHRRPGDLSGGERQRAAIARALVNAPSVMVCDEITSALDVSVQASIVGLLRTLRAERQLAMLFVTHNIALSRHIADNLAVLNKGKIVDYGPTASVLENPTHEYTRALIADVPKF from the coding sequence ATGAGCACGAAGACGCAGACCGTTCGCCACGACGATGCGAACGAACCGAACGAGAAGATCGTCCTGCGGGTGTCCGACCTGCGGGTGCTCACGAACGCCGGTGACGAGATCCTCCACGGCGTGGACTTCGCCCTGTCCCGCGGAGAGATCCTCGGGCTCGTCGGCGAGTCCGGTTCCGGCAAGACCACGGCGGGCCTGGCCTGCATGGGCCATTTCCGGGAAGGCCTGAAATTCGGGTCCGGTTCCGTGAGTATCTGGCCGCGCGGTGAGGCCACCCATGTGGAGGTCGGTGACCTCGACGAGGTGGCCGTGCGTGAGCTGCGCGGCTCCCGGATCGCCTACATCCCCCAGGACCCTGCGCTCTCGCTCAACCCGACTATGCGCGTCGGTGAGCAGATCCGTGAGGTCCTCGACATCCACGGGTTCGGGAACTCTGAGAAGGAGCGGACCGACCGGGTCTCCGAGGTGCTCGTCGACGTCGGTCTGCCCGGTGACAAGGCGTATCAGAAACGGTGGCCGCATCAGCTCTCCGGCGGTCAGCAGCAGCGCATCGGCATCGCCATGGCGTTTGCCATGTTCCCCGACGTGCTCATCCTCGACGAACCGACCACCGGCCTCGACGTCTCCACGCAGTCAGTCGTGCTCGACACGATCCGACAGATGACGGTGGCCAACAACGTCGCCGGCCTCTACATCACCCACGACCTCGCGGTGATCAAGGACCTCTCCGACCGGGTGGCCGTGATGCTGCGCGGCAACCTCGTCGAAGAAGGACCGGTAGCGTCAGTTCTCGAGGACCCGCAGCACGAATACACGCAGATGCTCATGGCCGCGGTGCCCGACCTCGCCGGCCGCAAGGCCATCGGAGACGGCGCCGCCGAGGAGAAGAAGCCTTCGGAGGAGGACGGAGAGACGCACATTCTCGTCTCGACAGGGGAGCCCGGCTCGGAGAAGTCGGGCGGTTCCGGATCAGACGGTGAGGTACGGGACGGTGCGGCCACCTCGGCGGGGGAGCCTGGTGCCTCCGCGGGGGAGCGGGACGGCCGAGTCGCCTCGGCGAATGCGCCCCTGCTCGAGGTCACGGATGTGGCGCTTGCCTACGGGAAGGCGCAGATCCTCGACGGGATCAACCTCGTCCTCGAGCCGGGGGAGTGCACGATGCTGCTCGGCGAATCGGGGTCGGGTAAGACGACGCTCTCGCAATGCGTGGCCGGGCTCAATGACGACTATTCGGGGTCGGTACGGCTGCGGGGCACGGAACTGGCACGGTCGACGCGCAAGCGCACGAACGAGCAGCGGGTCGGCATCCAGTACGTGTTCCAGTCGCCGTTCTCCTCGCTCAATCCGCGCCGGTCGATCGGACAGTCGCTGACGGTGCCGCTGGAGATGAGCGGGGAGGGCACGGCCGCGAGTCGGAAGGCCGCCGTCGAGGAGGCACTCGATTCGGTGCGGCTGGGGCGGTCGTTCTATCACCGGCGTCCCGGTGACCTCTCCGGCGGTGAGCGGCAGAGGGCGGCGATCGCCCGAGCTCTGGTCAACGCACCGTCGGTGATGGTCTGCGATGAGATCACCTCGGCATTGGACGTCAGTGTGCAGGCCTCGATCGTGGGGCTGCTGCGCACGCTGCGGGCCGAGCGGCAGCTGGCGATGCTCTTCGTCACGCACAACATCGCGTTGTCGAGGCACATTGCGGACAACCTCGCCGTGCTCAACAAGGGCAAGATCGTCGACTACGGACCGACCGCCTCGGTGTTGGAGAACCCGACGCACGAGTACACGCGGGCACTGATTGCGGACGTGCCGAAGTTCTGA
- a CDS encoding ABC transporter permease, whose translation MFGKVIGKRLVFSAFILIAVSLLVFGATLLLPGDAARAILGQQATPERIAALNEQLGLNGPAWLRYFHWLGGLFVGDFGTSSASGGPVSQLLADRIGASFVLMGLAAIISVPLGIGLGVYQALHRGKRRDQAMTGISLVLAAMPEFVIGIGLIAIFATSVFQILPAVTLAPPGEPVWNRPEQLILPTLTLILVVTPYIVRMMRATMIEVLDSGFVEMARLKGVPETRVIMRHAVPHALGPVAQVVAIQLAWLAGGVVVVEFLFRYPGLGQALIDAVTYRDVQVVQAISMLVAAVYVVVNLAADVVGILTNPKLRSAA comes from the coding sequence ATGTTCGGAAAAGTGATCGGCAAGCGGCTAGTCTTCTCCGCCTTCATCCTCATCGCCGTGTCCCTCCTCGTCTTCGGCGCCACCCTGCTGCTGCCCGGCGACGCGGCCCGGGCCATCCTCGGCCAGCAGGCCACTCCCGAACGCATTGCGGCGCTGAACGAGCAGCTGGGACTCAACGGTCCCGCCTGGCTGCGCTACTTCCATTGGCTGGGAGGACTCTTCGTCGGTGACTTCGGCACCTCCTCGGCGTCCGGGGGACCTGTCTCCCAACTCCTCGCCGACCGGATCGGAGCCTCCTTCGTCCTCATGGGCCTGGCAGCGATCATCTCCGTGCCGCTGGGCATCGGCCTCGGCGTCTACCAGGCCCTGCATCGCGGCAAGCGTCGCGACCAGGCCATGACCGGGATCAGCCTCGTGCTTGCGGCCATGCCCGAGTTCGTCATCGGCATCGGCCTCATCGCGATCTTCGCCACCTCGGTGTTCCAGATCCTGCCCGCCGTGACCCTCGCCCCACCGGGAGAACCCGTGTGGAACCGACCCGAACAGCTCATCCTGCCGACCCTGACCCTCATCCTCGTCGTCACCCCCTACATCGTGCGGATGATGCGGGCGACGATGATCGAGGTCCTCGACTCCGGCTTCGTCGAGATGGCTCGGCTCAAAGGCGTGCCCGAGACCCGGGTGATCATGCGCCACGCCGTCCCGCACGCACTCGGCCCGGTCGCACAGGTCGTCGCGATCCAGCTGGCCTGGCTGGCCGGCGGCGTGGTCGTCGTCGAGTTCCTCTTCCGCTACCCGGGACTCGGACAAGCACTCATCGACGCGGTGACCTACCGAGACGTGCAGGTCGTCCAGGCGATCTCCATGCTCGTCGCCGCTGTCTACGTCGTGGTGAACCTGGCTGCCGATGTCGTCGGCATCCTCACCAACCCGAAACTGAGGAGCGCAGCATGA
- a CDS encoding baeRF2 domain-containing protein — protein sequence MNHSHLRTIYESGGPYATVYLEGRTPSADADTQLRLRWSELRDHLSESGAGEPLLESIEGGILVDEPTEVHADGRIIVANSGGVLLDEHWDAALGEGDAAHYGDVPELGAYLRQESRRFDVVLVIAGQDGAVVRELSVTPDRERSESAPVHVTGDNDEDINKPRRGAYSHNQIRRRVDEIIKDHARSVADFVDRLITDHAPDAVVVAGEVQGRTAVKAELSVKAEELLHEIAEGGDDDEGAEEAIDVAVRTLVTSLAQEREAANSERLAESKAHDRAVEGRTEVEKAVGRGAVATLLLDDAEATEGEAAIVAQAILSSAEIGLSHDPMADGIGAILRYDVASALAG from the coding sequence ATGAACCACAGTCACTTGCGCACGATCTACGAAAGCGGAGGCCCCTACGCCACGGTCTATCTTGAGGGTCGCACTCCTTCAGCCGATGCCGACACACAGCTCCGTTTGCGCTGGTCGGAACTGCGCGACCATCTGTCCGAAAGCGGGGCTGGGGAGCCGCTTCTCGAGTCCATTGAAGGGGGCATCCTCGTCGATGAGCCCACCGAGGTGCACGCAGACGGTCGGATCATCGTTGCGAACTCGGGGGGAGTTCTGCTGGACGAACACTGGGACGCAGCGCTGGGAGAAGGCGACGCTGCACACTATGGAGACGTGCCTGAACTCGGTGCTTACCTCCGCCAGGAGTCCAGACGGTTCGACGTCGTCCTCGTCATCGCCGGGCAGGATGGTGCGGTTGTCCGCGAACTGAGCGTGACCCCGGACCGCGAACGCAGCGAGAGCGCCCCGGTTCACGTGACCGGCGACAATGACGAAGACATCAACAAGCCGCGGCGAGGCGCGTACTCACACAACCAGATCCGGCGCCGTGTCGACGAGATCATCAAAGATCATGCGCGCAGTGTCGCCGACTTCGTTGATCGACTGATCACGGATCACGCACCAGACGCGGTCGTTGTGGCTGGAGAGGTCCAGGGCAGAACGGCAGTCAAGGCCGAACTGTCTGTGAAGGCCGAAGAACTGCTCCACGAGATAGCGGAAGGCGGCGACGACGATGAGGGCGCTGAAGAGGCGATCGATGTGGCGGTGCGAACGCTCGTCACGAGCCTCGCCCAGGAGCGCGAGGCCGCGAACTCGGAGCGACTGGCCGAGAGCAAGGCACACGACCGTGCGGTCGAAGGTCGCACGGAGGTGGAGAAGGCAGTCGGGCGTGGAGCCGTGGCAACCCTGCTGCTCGACGACGCCGAGGCAACCGAGGGAGAGGCCGCCATCGTGGCCCAGGCAATCCTGTCCTCGGCAGAGATCGGACTCAGCCATGATCCGATGGCTGACGGCATCGGCGCGATCCTCCGGTACGACGTCGCTTCTGCATTGGCGGGTTGA
- a CDS encoding ABC transporter substrate-binding protein, translating into MVETKQGEVEVPADPQRVVVLNYALAGYLYDLDVPVVATTPEVTETDGEFSQFWSEKAKAQGTEFLPWSNDGFDLESIIAADPDLIIAGGIGFPLKHATDAYDRLQEVAPTVVVSGDKQTWQDQFSFIASDVLGREDAYEKFESAYEDRIAEVKDAITVPEGEISILTLESKDTPYILIEGKSLSAALEPLGFRTAPLFEESDIEPYTAGGDMFGPSLEVLPDILRSETVFVVGFNNADIGVDDLKGETPYDRVPAFKSGQVHDLPSWSMRGDYDKAMALLDTVEDMFSATQ; encoded by the coding sequence GTGGTCGAAACCAAGCAGGGGGAGGTTGAGGTTCCTGCCGACCCGCAGAGGGTGGTTGTGCTCAACTACGCCCTCGCCGGGTACCTCTATGACCTTGATGTGCCGGTCGTCGCCACGACGCCCGAGGTGACGGAAACCGACGGGGAATTCTCGCAATTCTGGTCCGAAAAGGCCAAGGCGCAGGGGACCGAGTTCCTGCCGTGGAGCAATGACGGGTTCGACCTCGAGTCCATCATCGCCGCCGATCCGGACCTCATCATCGCCGGAGGGATCGGGTTCCCGCTCAAGCATGCGACCGATGCCTACGACAGGCTTCAGGAGGTGGCGCCGACCGTCGTCGTGTCGGGGGATAAGCAGACATGGCAGGACCAATTCTCGTTCATCGCCTCCGACGTGCTCGGCCGGGAGGATGCCTATGAGAAGTTCGAATCAGCCTACGAGGATCGAATCGCCGAGGTGAAGGACGCCATCACGGTCCCCGAGGGAGAGATCTCCATCCTCACGCTCGAGAGCAAGGACACTCCCTACATCCTCATCGAGGGCAAGAGCCTGTCGGCTGCGCTCGAACCGCTCGGGTTCAGAACGGCCCCGCTGTTCGAAGAGAGCGACATCGAACCCTACACCGCGGGCGGGGACATGTTCGGACCCTCGCTCGAGGTGCTGCCCGACATACTCCGCTCAGAGACAGTCTTCGTCGTCGGCTTCAACAACGCGGACATCGGCGTCGACGACCTCAAGGGCGAAACTCCGTACGATCGAGTCCCGGCGTTCAAGTCCGGTCAGGTACACGACCTCCCGTCCTGGTCCATGCGCGGCGACTACGACAAGGCGATGGCCCTGCTCGACACTGTCGAGGACATGTTCTCCGCGACGCAGTAA
- a CDS encoding helix-turn-helix domain-containing protein, with protein MLIHVISGAVDAHLRGQGFETTHLSLSTGASLWLGAGIDHSVAAKADSIMLGPRLSPQTEPPEGFLHIRHSPTLRDTALHILASSPSSEAERLPLRRALDAELGAFAADDFPIPEPQHRAVRAIIDDPMTLLVPLSTVAARQSMSTRHVERIVKDDLGLSFVQWRTRRRLNLALRRIRAGSSVAAAARAVGYRGSDGLIRAIGRLTGLNRQELSGDLAGAVRAYRRR; from the coding sequence TTGCTCATCCATGTCATCAGCGGTGCCGTGGACGCACATCTGCGCGGACAGGGGTTCGAAACAACGCATCTCAGCCTCTCCACCGGGGCGAGCCTGTGGCTGGGAGCAGGCATCGACCACTCGGTCGCGGCCAAAGCGGACTCCATTATGCTCGGCCCCCGACTGTCACCGCAGACAGAGCCGCCCGAGGGGTTCCTGCACATCCGCCACTCACCCACCCTGCGCGACACAGCGCTGCATATCCTCGCCTCATCCCCGAGCAGCGAGGCCGAACGCCTACCTCTCAGGCGAGCCCTCGACGCGGAGCTGGGTGCGTTCGCCGCCGATGATTTTCCCATTCCCGAGCCTCAGCATCGCGCGGTGAGAGCGATCATCGACGATCCCATGACGCTGCTGGTGCCGCTGAGCACCGTCGCAGCGCGACAGTCGATGAGCACACGCCATGTCGAACGGATCGTCAAGGACGATCTCGGACTGTCGTTCGTCCAGTGGCGGACGCGGAGGAGACTCAACTTGGCACTGCGCCGGATCCGCGCGGGGTCGAGCGTCGCCGCCGCCGCGCGAGCGGTCGGCTACCGCGGGTCCGACGGTCTGATCCGGGCGATCGGCCGGCTCACCGGACTCAACCGGCAGGAGCTCTCGGGTGACCTGGCAGGTGCGGTCAGGGCCTACCGCAGACGGTGA
- a CDS encoding ABC transporter permease, with translation MSTDANSLDDLKSAATDAAEVPKESQTTYVPFYKRVLAQKQGKIGLTITLIIVILALCGPLLLPWATGNTATQFVTKPFSSYGLFGSDNLGRDVFSRFLAGGLTLIVYGVLATVLGMVVGAIVGMLAAYVGGRFDAVIMRLNDVILAVPQLVFALLAITVLGPQGWVLVTVIGLTHAPRIARVARSATLGVITEDYIKAAEMYAMPRWKVLFRELLPNITGPLSVEAGLRLTYSIGYIASLSFLGLGLQPPAADWGLMINENRIALSIQPWGVLLPVIAIALLTIGTNLLADSFARATASTSVEA, from the coding sequence ATGAGCACCGATGCCAACAGCCTCGACGACCTCAAATCCGCGGCCACCGACGCCGCCGAGGTTCCCAAGGAGTCCCAGACCACCTACGTTCCCTTCTACAAGCGGGTGCTCGCGCAGAAGCAGGGCAAGATCGGTCTGACGATCACCCTCATCATCGTCATCCTCGCCCTGTGCGGGCCGCTGCTGCTGCCGTGGGCGACGGGCAACACCGCCACCCAGTTCGTCACGAAGCCCTTCAGCTCCTACGGACTGTTCGGGTCGGACAACCTCGGCCGTGATGTGTTCTCCCGCTTCCTCGCCGGCGGGCTGACCCTCATCGTCTACGGTGTCCTCGCCACCGTCCTCGGCATGGTCGTCGGTGCGATCGTCGGCATGCTCGCCGCCTACGTCGGCGGTCGGTTCGACGCCGTCATCATGCGCCTCAACGACGTCATCCTCGCCGTCCCGCAGCTCGTGTTCGCGCTGTTGGCGATCACGGTGCTCGGCCCGCAGGGGTGGGTGCTCGTGACCGTCATCGGGCTCACCCACGCACCGCGCATCGCCCGTGTGGCGAGGTCGGCGACACTGGGGGTGATCACCGAGGACTACATCAAAGCCGCGGAGATGTACGCGATGCCGCGGTGGAAGGTGCTCTTCCGTGAGCTTCTGCCCAATATCACCGGACCCTTGAGCGTGGAGGCCGGGCTGCGTTTGACCTATTCGATCGGCTACATCGCCTCACTGTCCTTCCTCGGACTCGGCCTGCAGCCGCCGGCCGCCGACTGGGGCCTGATGATCAACGAGAACCGCATCGCCCTGTCCATCCAACCCTGGGGTGTGCTGCTGCCGGTCATCGCGATCGCGCTGCTGACCATCGGCACCAACCTGCTCGCGGACTCCTTCGCCCGAGCCACCGCATCGACATCAGTGGAGGCCTGA
- a CDS encoding NADP-dependent oxidoreductase: MNTETTMSAVSQQTFGSADVLEITELPRPKPRPNEILVRVQAAGLNPTDWKHRSGHGFIDKLPLVLGWDVSGVVEAVGIGVATFKPGDEVFGMLSYPFGLGSHAEYVAAPARFFATKPLTVDHVQAGALPLVSLTAWQALVDNADLQSGQRVLIHAAAGGVGHIAVQIAKARGAYVIGTASAEKHGFLRELGADEVIDYRTEDFAERARDVDAVLDTIGGDTAMRSLHTLRKGGSLVSLIPVGSDDLLREADQLGVRALRMLVDSSRNTLEIVSGLVDDGALRATIAGTFPLTEAAEAHRVGETNRTTGKLVLTMNA, encoded by the coding sequence ATGAACACCGAAACGACGATGAGCGCCGTCAGCCAGCAGACTTTCGGCAGCGCCGACGTTCTGGAAATCACCGAGCTGCCGCGTCCGAAGCCCCGCCCCAACGAAATCCTCGTCCGAGTTCAGGCAGCGGGTCTCAACCCCACCGATTGGAAGCACCGTTCGGGCCACGGCTTCATCGACAAGCTGCCATTGGTGCTCGGCTGGGATGTCTCCGGTGTGGTAGAAGCCGTCGGCATCGGCGTCGCGACGTTCAAACCCGGAGACGAGGTGTTCGGCATGTTGTCGTATCCGTTCGGCCTCGGCTCTCACGCCGAGTACGTTGCCGCCCCCGCCAGATTCTTCGCAACGAAGCCCCTCACGGTCGACCACGTGCAGGCGGGGGCGCTCCCCCTCGTCTCTCTGACCGCGTGGCAGGCGCTCGTCGACAACGCTGACCTGCAGTCGGGACAGCGTGTGCTGATCCACGCGGCCGCAGGCGGCGTCGGGCACATAGCTGTGCAGATCGCGAAGGCGCGGGGCGCATACGTGATCGGAACCGCGAGCGCGGAAAAACACGGCTTCCTGCGCGAGCTCGGCGCCGATGAGGTCATCGACTACCGCACGGAGGACTTCGCCGAGCGAGCGCGTGACGTCGACGCGGTGCTCGACACGATCGGCGGTGACACGGCGATGCGTTCCCTGCACACACTTCGCAAGGGCGGCTCTCTCGTGTCGCTCATCCCTGTCGGCTCCGACGATCTCCTTCGCGAAGCAGATCAGCTCGGCGTTCGAGCTCTCCGAATGCTCGTGGACTCCTCGCGCAACACGCTGGAAATCGTCTCAGGCCTCGTCGACGACGGTGCGCTGCGTGCCACAATAGCCGGGACGTTCCCTCTCACGGAGGCGGCAGAAGCACACCGAGTAGGCGAGACCAATCGGACCACAGGCAAACTCGTACTCACGATGAACGCGTAG
- a CDS encoding DUF4383 domain-containing protein, with amino-acid sequence MSTDEPAVRDVPAERGRPVQWAALIVTVLFLAAGVLGFIPGATSNYMSMRFAGHHSTALQLGLFQVSILHNIVHLLFGIVGALVRRSPAGCFRYLLWGGIVYAALWLYSLFINAESGANFVPLNTPDNWLHFGLAVVMIVSALVLKRRRFADR; translated from the coding sequence ATGTCCACCGATGAGCCCGCCGTGCGCGACGTTCCCGCTGAGCGCGGTCGGCCCGTCCAGTGGGCCGCTCTCATTGTCACCGTGCTCTTCCTGGCGGCCGGTGTTCTCGGGTTCATCCCGGGAGCGACGTCGAATTACATGTCGATGCGATTCGCCGGCCACCACTCGACCGCGCTGCAGTTGGGCCTGTTCCAAGTCTCGATCCTGCACAACATCGTCCACCTGCTGTTCGGCATCGTCGGAGCGCTCGTCCGCCGCTCCCCCGCCGGGTGCTTCCGCTACCTGCTGTGGGGCGGAATCGTCTATGCCGCTCTGTGGCTCTACAGCCTCTTCATCAACGCGGAGTCCGGGGCGAACTTCGTCCCCCTCAACACCCCGGACAACTGGCTGCATTTCGGGCTGGCGGTCGTGATGATCGTCAGCGCCCTCGTCCTCAAACGTCGACGCTTCGCAGACCGCTGA
- a CDS encoding GAF and ANTAR domain-containing protein → MKETVDASDPHRQSAAELLLELLASQHELGGPAEELAALAAAEIGRDSPVSCGITLIRNRRATIVGVSNEAAKRFDEILTDVDSGPRAEAQKTRSLIRIDDAEDEKCWRSYVEIAVLHGLRSMVVVPLDIDDTADAIMSFYSRQPYRFGEQTLSAVHRLGKLVERSLRVAVRSARFAEAAEHRQRAMESRTVIDIAVGITMAQAACSQGEAVAILKEASSHRNIKLRTLAGDIVASLNQPEPTTPFTD, encoded by the coding sequence TTGAAAGAAACTGTTGATGCGTCCGACCCTCACCGCCAATCGGCCGCAGAACTCCTCCTCGAGCTTCTGGCCTCCCAACACGAGCTCGGCGGCCCTGCAGAAGAACTCGCCGCCCTGGCTGCCGCGGAGATCGGACGCGATTCACCGGTCTCATGCGGAATCACTCTGATCAGAAACAGACGCGCCACCATCGTCGGCGTCAGCAACGAGGCAGCGAAACGATTCGACGAGATCCTCACCGACGTCGACTCGGGACCACGTGCAGAGGCGCAGAAGACCCGCTCGCTCATCCGCATCGATGATGCTGAGGACGAGAAGTGCTGGCGAAGCTACGTAGAGATCGCTGTGCTCCACGGCCTGCGAAGCATGGTGGTGGTCCCGCTCGACATCGACGATACCGCGGACGCGATCATGAGCTTCTACTCTAGGCAGCCTTACCGTTTCGGGGAGCAGACGCTCTCGGCCGTGCACAGGCTCGGAAAGCTGGTGGAGAGGTCGCTCCGCGTGGCAGTCCGGAGCGCTCGCTTCGCCGAGGCGGCCGAACACCGACAGCGGGCAATGGAATCACGCACCGTCATCGACATCGCCGTCGGGATCACGATGGCCCAGGCGGCGTGCAGCCAGGGGGAAGCTGTCGCCATCCTCAAGGAGGCTTCATCGCATCGCAACATCAAACTCCGTACGCTTGCCGGTGACATTGTCGCTTCCCTCAACCAGCCCGAGCCGACCACGCCTTTCACTGACTGA
- a CDS encoding hemerythrin domain-containing protein — MTLMDTGGTDVVDMLTTDHREMLELLRRIEGTEDLDERRDIADTVIAEVMRHSVAEEMIVYPSIEEHVPGGKDEGEHDKEEHEELVRVMKELEDLDVTEGAFLEKVIEFEQLLDHHARDEEDEQFPKLREHVPQDQLIDMGKRVVSAKKVAPTRPHPHAPHSELFHKSVGPGVGMVDRLRDKLTGRES; from the coding sequence ATGACTCTCATGGACACCGGCGGCACGGACGTCGTCGACATGCTCACCACCGATCACAGGGAGATGCTCGAGCTGCTTCGTCGGATCGAGGGGACCGAGGACCTGGACGAGCGACGCGACATCGCCGATACTGTCATCGCCGAAGTGATGCGGCATTCGGTGGCCGAAGAGATGATTGTCTACCCGTCCATCGAAGAGCACGTTCCGGGCGGGAAGGACGAGGGCGAACACGACAAAGAAGAGCACGAAGAGCTTGTTCGAGTCATGAAGGAACTCGAGGACCTCGACGTCACCGAGGGCGCTTTTCTCGAAAAGGTCATCGAGTTCGAACAGCTGCTTGACCATCACGCTCGGGACGAAGAGGACGAGCAGTTCCCGAAGCTCAGGGAACACGTTCCGCAAGACCAACTCATCGATATGGGTAAGCGGGTCGTTTCAGCGAAGAAAGTGGCTCCGACTCGGCCCCATCCCCACGCTCCGCACTCGGAGCTCTTCCACAAGAGTGTCGGCCCCGGAGTCGGAATGGTCGATCGTCTGCGCGATAAGCTCACCGGACGCGAATCCTGA